One Peromyscus leucopus breed LL Stock chromosome 4, UCI_PerLeu_2.1, whole genome shotgun sequence genomic region harbors:
- the Entpd6 gene encoding ectonucleoside triphosphate diphosphohydrolase 6 isoform X2 — protein MRKIPNHATLRMTKVAYPLGLCVGLFIYVAYIKWHRASAAQAFFTIAGAASGARWTQQAFSSPGSATRSHEVFYGIMFDAGSTGTRIHVFQFARPPGETPTLTHETFKALKPGLSAYADDVEKSAQGIQELLNVAKQHIPYDFWKATPLVLKATAGLRLLPGEKAQKLLQKVKEVFQASPFLVGDDCVSIMNGTDEGVSAWITVNFLTGSLKSPGSSSVGMLDLGGGSTQITFLPRVEGTLQASPPGHLTALQMFNRTYKLYSYSYLGLGLMSARLAILGGVEGKPAEDDKELVSPCLSPRFRGEWEHAEVTYRISGQKAVGLYELCASRVSEILRNKVHRTEEAQHVDFYAFSYYYDLAASFGLIDAEKGGSLVVGDFETAAKYGCSVRKVKNHHWSRT, from the exons atgagaaaaataccaAACCATGCGACTCTGAGGATGACGAAGGTGGCATACCCCCTCGGGTTGTGTGTGGGCCTGTTCATCTATGTCGCCTATATCAAGTGGCACCGGGCGTCTGCTGCCCAGGCCTTCTTCACCATTGCCGGGGCTGCCTCAGGGGCGCGGTGGACCCAGCAGGCCTTCAGCTCCCCAGGCTCAGCTACACGTAGTCACGAGGTCTTCTACGGGATCATGTTTGACGCTGGGAGCACGGGTACCCGCATCCACGTCTTCCAGTTTGCCCGGCCACCTGGAG aaACTCCCACCTTGACCCATGAAACCTTCAAAGCACTGAAGCCTGGGCTTTCTGCTTACGCGGATGATGTTGAAAAG AGTGCTCAGGGGATCCAGGAGCTTCTGAATGTTGCTAAGCAACACATTCCTTATGACTTCTGGAAGGCCACCCCTCTGGTCCTCAAGGCCACAGCTGGTTTGCGCCTGCTGCCGGGAGAAAAGGCCCAGAAGCTGCTGCAAAAG GTGAAGGAGGTATTCCAGGCATCACCCTTCCTGGTAGGGGACGACTGTGTTTCCATCATGAATGGCACAGATGAAG GTGTTTCAGCATGGATCACTGTCAACTTCCTGACAG GCAGTCTGAAAAGCCCAGGAAGCAGCAGTGTGGGCATGCTGGACTTGGGCGGTGGATCCACTCAGATCACCTTCCTCCCGCGTGTCGAG GGCACCCTGCAGGCCTCCCCGCCTGGCCACCTGACCGCGCTGCAGATGTTTAACAGGACTTACAAGCTGTATTCCTACAG CTACCTGGGGCTGGGACTGATGTCGGCACGACTGGCTATTCTGGGTGGTGTGGAGGGGAAGCCTG CTGAGGATGACAAAGAACTGGTCAGCCCCTGTCTGTCTCCCCGGTTCAGAGGAGAGTGGGAGCATGCTGAGGTCACCTATAGAATTTCAGGACAGAAGGCAG TGGGCCTCTATGAGCTGTGTGCCAGCAGAGTGTCAGAAATCCTCAGAAACAAAGTGCACAGGACAGAAGAGGCCCAGCATGTGGACTTTTATGCTTTCTCCTACTACTATGACCTTGCAGCAAGCTTTGGTCTTATAG atgcagagaaaggaGGCAGCCTTGTAGTCGGAGACTTTGAGACAGCAGCCAAGTATG gttgcagcgttaggaaggttaagaaccaccaCTGGTCTAGAACATGA
- the Entpd6 gene encoding ectonucleoside triphosphate diphosphohydrolase 6 isoform X4, giving the protein MRKIPNHATLRMTKVAYPLGLCVGLFIYVAYIKWHRASAAQAFFTIAGAASGARWTQQAFSSPGSATRSHEVFYGIMFDAGSTGTRIHVFQFARPPGETPTLTHETFKALKPGLSAYADDVEKSAQGIQELLNVAKQHIPYDFWKATPLVLKATAGLRLLPGEKAQKLLQKVKEVFQASPFLVGDDCVSIMNGTDEGVSAWITVNFLTGSLKSPGSSSVGMLDLGGGSTQITFLPRVEVTSPACLTRAPCRPPRLAT; this is encoded by the exons atgagaaaaataccaAACCATGCGACTCTGAGGATGACGAAGGTGGCATACCCCCTCGGGTTGTGTGTGGGCCTGTTCATCTATGTCGCCTATATCAAGTGGCACCGGGCGTCTGCTGCCCAGGCCTTCTTCACCATTGCCGGGGCTGCCTCAGGGGCGCGGTGGACCCAGCAGGCCTTCAGCTCCCCAGGCTCAGCTACACGTAGTCACGAGGTCTTCTACGGGATCATGTTTGACGCTGGGAGCACGGGTACCCGCATCCACGTCTTCCAGTTTGCCCGGCCACCTGGAG aaACTCCCACCTTGACCCATGAAACCTTCAAAGCACTGAAGCCTGGGCTTTCTGCTTACGCGGATGATGTTGAAAAG AGTGCTCAGGGGATCCAGGAGCTTCTGAATGTTGCTAAGCAACACATTCCTTATGACTTCTGGAAGGCCACCCCTCTGGTCCTCAAGGCCACAGCTGGTTTGCGCCTGCTGCCGGGAGAAAAGGCCCAGAAGCTGCTGCAAAAG GTGAAGGAGGTATTCCAGGCATCACCCTTCCTGGTAGGGGACGACTGTGTTTCCATCATGAATGGCACAGATGAAG GTGTTTCAGCATGGATCACTGTCAACTTCCTGACAG GCAGTCTGAAAAGCCCAGGAAGCAGCAGTGTGGGCATGCTGGACTTGGGCGGTGGATCCACTCAGATCACCTTCCTCCCGCGTGTCGAGGTAACCAGCCCTGCTTGCCTCACCAG GGCACCCTGCAGGCCTCCCCGCCTGGCCACCTGA
- the Entpd6 gene encoding ectonucleoside triphosphate diphosphohydrolase 6 isoform X6 yields MRKIPNHATLRMTKVAYPLGLCVGLFIYVAYIKWHRASAAQAFFTIAGAASGARWTQQAFSSPGSATRSHEVFYGIMFDAGSTGTRIHVFQFARPPGETPTLTHETFKALKPGLSAYADDVEKSAQGIQELLNVAKQHIPYDFWKATPLVLKATAGLRLLPGEKAQKLLQKVKEVFQASPFLVGDDCVSIMNGTDEGVSAWITVNFLTGHPAGLPAWPPDRAADV; encoded by the exons atgagaaaaataccaAACCATGCGACTCTGAGGATGACGAAGGTGGCATACCCCCTCGGGTTGTGTGTGGGCCTGTTCATCTATGTCGCCTATATCAAGTGGCACCGGGCGTCTGCTGCCCAGGCCTTCTTCACCATTGCCGGGGCTGCCTCAGGGGCGCGGTGGACCCAGCAGGCCTTCAGCTCCCCAGGCTCAGCTACACGTAGTCACGAGGTCTTCTACGGGATCATGTTTGACGCTGGGAGCACGGGTACCCGCATCCACGTCTTCCAGTTTGCCCGGCCACCTGGAG aaACTCCCACCTTGACCCATGAAACCTTCAAAGCACTGAAGCCTGGGCTTTCTGCTTACGCGGATGATGTTGAAAAG AGTGCTCAGGGGATCCAGGAGCTTCTGAATGTTGCTAAGCAACACATTCCTTATGACTTCTGGAAGGCCACCCCTCTGGTCCTCAAGGCCACAGCTGGTTTGCGCCTGCTGCCGGGAGAAAAGGCCCAGAAGCTGCTGCAAAAG GTGAAGGAGGTATTCCAGGCATCACCCTTCCTGGTAGGGGACGACTGTGTTTCCATCATGAATGGCACAGATGAAG GTGTTTCAGCATGGATCACTGTCAACTTCCTGACAG GGCACCCTGCAGGCCTCCCCGCCTGGCCACCTGACCGCGCTGCAGATGTTTAA
- the Entpd6 gene encoding ectonucleoside triphosphate diphosphohydrolase 6 isoform X5 produces MRKIPNHATLRMTKVAYPLGLCVGLFIYVAYIKWHRASAAQAFFTIAGAASGARWTQQAFSSPGSATRSHEVFYGIMFDAGSTGTRIHVFQFARPPGETPTLTHETFKALKPGLSAYADDVEKSAQGIQELLNVAKQHIPYDFWKATPLVLKATAGLRLLPGEKAQKLLQKVKEVFQASPFLVGDDCVSIMNGTDEGVSAWITVNFLTGSLKSPGSSSVGMLDLGGGSTQITFLPRVEWNRVCK; encoded by the exons atgagaaaaataccaAACCATGCGACTCTGAGGATGACGAAGGTGGCATACCCCCTCGGGTTGTGTGTGGGCCTGTTCATCTATGTCGCCTATATCAAGTGGCACCGGGCGTCTGCTGCCCAGGCCTTCTTCACCATTGCCGGGGCTGCCTCAGGGGCGCGGTGGACCCAGCAGGCCTTCAGCTCCCCAGGCTCAGCTACACGTAGTCACGAGGTCTTCTACGGGATCATGTTTGACGCTGGGAGCACGGGTACCCGCATCCACGTCTTCCAGTTTGCCCGGCCACCTGGAG aaACTCCCACCTTGACCCATGAAACCTTCAAAGCACTGAAGCCTGGGCTTTCTGCTTACGCGGATGATGTTGAAAAG AGTGCTCAGGGGATCCAGGAGCTTCTGAATGTTGCTAAGCAACACATTCCTTATGACTTCTGGAAGGCCACCCCTCTGGTCCTCAAGGCCACAGCTGGTTTGCGCCTGCTGCCGGGAGAAAAGGCCCAGAAGCTGCTGCAAAAG GTGAAGGAGGTATTCCAGGCATCACCCTTCCTGGTAGGGGACGACTGTGTTTCCATCATGAATGGCACAGATGAAG GTGTTTCAGCATGGATCACTGTCAACTTCCTGACAG GCAGTCTGAAAAGCCCAGGAAGCAGCAGTGTGGGCATGCTGGACTTGGGCGGTGGATCCACTCAGATCACCTTCCTCCCGCGTGTCGAG TGGAACAGAGTGTGTAAATAA
- the Entpd6 gene encoding ectonucleoside triphosphate diphosphohydrolase 6 isoform X1 has product MRKIPNHATLRMTKVAYPLGLCVGLFIYVAYIKWHRASAAQAFFTIAGAASGARWTQQAFSSPGSATRSHEVFYGIMFDAGSTGTRIHVFQFARPPGETPTLTHETFKALKPGLSAYADDVEKSAQGIQELLNVAKQHIPYDFWKATPLVLKATAGLRLLPGEKAQKLLQKVKEVFQASPFLVGDDCVSIMNGTDEGVSAWITVNFLTGSLKSPGSSSVGMLDLGGGSTQITFLPRVEGTLQASPPGHLTALQMFNRTYKLYSYSYLGLGLMSARLAILGGVEGKPAEDDKELVSPCLSPRFRGEWEHAEVTYRISGQKAVGLYELCASRVSEILRNKVHRTEEAQHVDFYAFSYYYDLAASFGLIDAEKGGSLVVGDFETAAKYVCRTLETQPPSSPFACMDLTYISLLLHEFGFPRDKVLKLARKIDNVETSWALGAIFHYIDSLKREKIPAL; this is encoded by the exons atgagaaaaataccaAACCATGCGACTCTGAGGATGACGAAGGTGGCATACCCCCTCGGGTTGTGTGTGGGCCTGTTCATCTATGTCGCCTATATCAAGTGGCACCGGGCGTCTGCTGCCCAGGCCTTCTTCACCATTGCCGGGGCTGCCTCAGGGGCGCGGTGGACCCAGCAGGCCTTCAGCTCCCCAGGCTCAGCTACACGTAGTCACGAGGTCTTCTACGGGATCATGTTTGACGCTGGGAGCACGGGTACCCGCATCCACGTCTTCCAGTTTGCCCGGCCACCTGGAG aaACTCCCACCTTGACCCATGAAACCTTCAAAGCACTGAAGCCTGGGCTTTCTGCTTACGCGGATGATGTTGAAAAG AGTGCTCAGGGGATCCAGGAGCTTCTGAATGTTGCTAAGCAACACATTCCTTATGACTTCTGGAAGGCCACCCCTCTGGTCCTCAAGGCCACAGCTGGTTTGCGCCTGCTGCCGGGAGAAAAGGCCCAGAAGCTGCTGCAAAAG GTGAAGGAGGTATTCCAGGCATCACCCTTCCTGGTAGGGGACGACTGTGTTTCCATCATGAATGGCACAGATGAAG GTGTTTCAGCATGGATCACTGTCAACTTCCTGACAG GCAGTCTGAAAAGCCCAGGAAGCAGCAGTGTGGGCATGCTGGACTTGGGCGGTGGATCCACTCAGATCACCTTCCTCCCGCGTGTCGAG GGCACCCTGCAGGCCTCCCCGCCTGGCCACCTGACCGCGCTGCAGATGTTTAACAGGACTTACAAGCTGTATTCCTACAG CTACCTGGGGCTGGGACTGATGTCGGCACGACTGGCTATTCTGGGTGGTGTGGAGGGGAAGCCTG CTGAGGATGACAAAGAACTGGTCAGCCCCTGTCTGTCTCCCCGGTTCAGAGGAGAGTGGGAGCATGCTGAGGTCACCTATAGAATTTCAGGACAGAAGGCAG TGGGCCTCTATGAGCTGTGTGCCAGCAGAGTGTCAGAAATCCTCAGAAACAAAGTGCACAGGACAGAAGAGGCCCAGCATGTGGACTTTTATGCTTTCTCCTACTACTATGACCTTGCAGCAAGCTTTGGTCTTATAG atgcagagaaaggaGGCAGCCTTGTAGTCGGAGACTTTGAGACAGCAGCCAAGTATG TATGCCGCACCCTGGAGACACAGCCACCAAGCAGCCCCTTTGCCTGCATGGACCTCACCTACATCAGCCTGCTGCTCCATGAGTTTGGTTTTCCCAGGGATAAGGTGCTGAAG CTGGCTCGGAAAATTGACAACGTTGAAACCAGCTGGgctctgggggccatttttcaTTACATCGACTccctgaagagagagaagattcCTGCCTTGTAG
- the Entpd6 gene encoding ectonucleoside triphosphate diphosphohydrolase 6 isoform X3, giving the protein MRKIPNHATLRMTKVAYPLGLCVGLFIYVAYIKWHRASAAQAFFTIAGAASGARWTQQAFSSPGSATRSHEVFYGIMFDAGSTGTRIHVFQFARPPGETPTLTHETFKALKPGLSAYADDVEKSAQGIQELLNVAKQHIPYDFWKATPLVLKATAGLRLLPGEKAQKLLQKVKEVFQASPFLVGDDCVSIMNGTDEGVSAWITVNFLTGSLKSPGSSSVGMLDLGGGSTQITFLPRVEGTLQASPPGHLTALQMFNRTYKLYSYS; this is encoded by the exons atgagaaaaataccaAACCATGCGACTCTGAGGATGACGAAGGTGGCATACCCCCTCGGGTTGTGTGTGGGCCTGTTCATCTATGTCGCCTATATCAAGTGGCACCGGGCGTCTGCTGCCCAGGCCTTCTTCACCATTGCCGGGGCTGCCTCAGGGGCGCGGTGGACCCAGCAGGCCTTCAGCTCCCCAGGCTCAGCTACACGTAGTCACGAGGTCTTCTACGGGATCATGTTTGACGCTGGGAGCACGGGTACCCGCATCCACGTCTTCCAGTTTGCCCGGCCACCTGGAG aaACTCCCACCTTGACCCATGAAACCTTCAAAGCACTGAAGCCTGGGCTTTCTGCTTACGCGGATGATGTTGAAAAG AGTGCTCAGGGGATCCAGGAGCTTCTGAATGTTGCTAAGCAACACATTCCTTATGACTTCTGGAAGGCCACCCCTCTGGTCCTCAAGGCCACAGCTGGTTTGCGCCTGCTGCCGGGAGAAAAGGCCCAGAAGCTGCTGCAAAAG GTGAAGGAGGTATTCCAGGCATCACCCTTCCTGGTAGGGGACGACTGTGTTTCCATCATGAATGGCACAGATGAAG GTGTTTCAGCATGGATCACTGTCAACTTCCTGACAG GCAGTCTGAAAAGCCCAGGAAGCAGCAGTGTGGGCATGCTGGACTTGGGCGGTGGATCCACTCAGATCACCTTCCTCCCGCGTGTCGAG GGCACCCTGCAGGCCTCCCCGCCTGGCCACCTGACCGCGCTGCAGATGTTTAACAGGACTTACAAGCTGTATTCCTACAG CTGA